In Erigeron canadensis isolate Cc75 chromosome 1, C_canadensis_v1, whole genome shotgun sequence, a single window of DNA contains:
- the LOC122585828 gene encoding pentatricopeptide repeat-containing protein At5g42310, chloroplastic-like: MNTLILPPPSTTVFRHRNLSQQQPLSTTTATSTSHKHTPLRSSSLTSLTLSEDDVTTQNDDVSPQSHRRYDFSPLFNFLSNHTSGDGNSTVSSELTESQLVNSYRLVPPSLWHYLLKSLATSDTSSESISTVHALVDWLSKHDLCVSYEFMYSILIHALSRAEKVYEGFLLSQRHTLTPLTYNVLISACARNDDLEKAVILLNKMRSEGYQTDFVNFSLIIQSLVRNDQIDSGLLERLYDDMISDNIELDVQLLNDIVLGFVKSGDVDRALYFLGVIQGNGLSAKTSTVVSIISELGSLGRAEEAEAVFEEIKDGGLRPRTRAYNGVLKAYVNNGCLKDAEWIVNEMERNGVAPDEYTYSLLIDAYGGAGRWESARIVLKEMEVNNVKPNSFVFSRILVGYRDRGEWQRLFQVLKEMQTCGVKPDRQFYNVMIDTFGKYNCLDNALATLEKMRDEGIEPDTVTWNTLIDCHYKSGHHSKAEKLFVEMQQSGCLPCIATFNIMLNSFGEQERWEGVRSLLRKMKSQGLEPNVITYTTLVDIYGKAGRFIDATECLEDMKSAGLKPTSTIYNALINAYAQRGLSEEALNAFRVMRSDGLKPSNLALNALINAFCEDRRDAEAFAVLRSMKENDLKPDVVTYTTLMKALIRVEKFDEVPAVYEEMILSGCTPDRKARAKLRSALKYMRQRLKVKA, from the exons ATGAATACACTCATTCTCCCTCCACCATCAACCACCGTCTTCCGCCACCGCAATCTCTCCCAACAACAACCACTCTCCACCACCACAGCTACCTCCACGTCACACAAACACACGCCCCTCCGTTCATCTTCTCTCACTTCACTCACCTTATCAGAAGATGATGTCACTACTCAAAACGACGACGTTTCACCACAGTCTCACCGCCGCTACGATTTCTCACCTCTCTTCAACTTCCTCTCAAATCACACCTCCGGCGACGGAAATTCGACCGTGTCATCAGAGCTCACTGAGTCGCAACTCGTTAACTCATACCGGTTAGTTCCACCTTCTCTCTGGCATTATTTACTCAAAAGCTTAGCTACTTCAGATACATCGTCTGAGTCGATTTCTACGGTTCACGCGCTTGTTGATTGGCTGAGTAAGCATGATTTATGTGTTTCTTATGAATTTATGTATTCGATTTTGATACACGCGCTATCACGCGCCGAGAAAGTGTACGAAGGTTTTTTGCTTTCACAGAGACACACACTTACGCCGTTAACTTATAATGTTTTGATTAGCGCGTGTGCGCGTAACGATGATTTGGAAAAAGCGGTTATTCTGTTGAATAAAATGCGGTCTGAAGGTTACCAGACTGATTTTGTGAATTTTAGTTTGATTATTCAGTCGTTAGTTCGGAATGATCAGATAGATTCCGGTTTGTTGGAACGgttatatgatgatatgatttcGGATAATATTGAGTTGGATGTGCAGTTGTTGAATGATATAGTGTTAGGTTTTGTTAAGTCAGGTGATGTTGATAGAGCTCTGTATTTTTTAGGTGTGATTCAAGGGAATGGATTGAGTGCTAAAACGTCGACTGTTGTTTCGATTATATCGGAGTTGGGGAGTTTGGGGAGAGCCGAAGAGGCTGAAGCGGTTTTTGAAGAGATCAAGGATGGTGGATTGAGACCTAGAACGAGAGCTTATAACGGTGTGTTGAAAGCATATGTTAATAATGGTTGTTTAAAGGATGCAGAGTGGATTGTGAATGAAATGGAGAGGAATGGAGTTGCGCCTGATGAATACACGTATAGTCTTTTGATTGATGCTTATGGAGGTGCAGGCAGGTGGGAGAGTGCAAGGATAGTGTTGAAAGAGATGGAAGTGAATAATGTGAAGCCGAATTCGTTTGTGTTTAGTAGGATTTTGGTTGGGTATCGTGATAGAGGTGAGTGGCAAAGATTGTTTCAGGTTTTGAAGGAAATGCAGACTTGTGGTGTGAAACCAGACAGGCAGTTCTATAATGTGATGATTGATACGTTTGGGAAGTACAATTGTCTTGATAATGCGTTGGCGACATTGGAGAAGATGAGAGATGAAGGGATTGAGCCAGATACGGTTACATGGAATACACTTATTGATTGTCATTATAAATCCGGGCATCATAGTAAAGCAGAGAAACTGTTTGTTGAAATGCAGCAAAGTGGTTGTTTGCCTTGTATTGCCACATTTAATATTATGCTCAACTCATTTGGGGAACAAGAGAGATGGGAGGGAGTGAGAAGCTTgttaagaaagatgaaaagtcAAGGTTTAGAGCCTAATGTGATAACCTATACTACACTGGTTGACATATATGGAAAAGCAGGGAGGTTTATCGATGCCACTGAATGCTTGgaggatatgaaatctgctggtTTGAAGCCGACCTCAACAATTTATAATGCTCTGATTAATGCCTACGCTCAAAGA GGTCTATCTGAGGAGGCACTAAATGCGTTTAGGGTAATGAGAAGTGATGGTTTGAAACCAAGTAATTTAGCTCTTAATGCGTTAATAAATGCTTTTTGTGAAGATAGGAGAGATGCCGAAGCATTTGCAGTCTTACGGTCAATGAAGGAAAAT GACCTGAAACCGGATGTAGTAACGTATACTACTCTGATGAAGGCTTTAATTCGTGTTGAGAAATTTGACGAG GTGCCCGCCGTTTATGAAGAAATGATATTGTCTGGGTGCACACCAGACCGTAAAGCCAGAGCCAAGTTACGGTCTGCACTGAAGTACATGAGACAAAGACTGAAAGTGAAAGCATAG
- the LOC122602162 gene encoding 3-hydroxy-3-methylglutaryl coenzyme A reductase 1-like, producing MDNRPPKPPSFRDRKPISTLESPPIPKPSDALPLPLYLTNAIFFTLFFSISYFLLHRWREKIRSSTPLHVITFTELTAIISLIASFIYLLGFFGVDFVQSQNEVVDHSVPSSKPASKTMNHDLGIDQNLTLTKNDEDIVKLVVSGAISSYSLEKKLGDCRRAAAIRREALERKTRRSLSELPLDGFDYESILGQCCEMPIGYVQLPVGVAGPLLLNGDEFMVPMATTEGCLVASTNRGCKAIHLSGGATAVLLKDGMTRAPVVRFGSVARAASLKFFLEDPINFDTLSIVFNKSSRFARLQNIKCAIAGKNLYIRFTCSTGDAMGMNMVSKGVQNVLDFLQVDFPDMDMIGISGNFCADKKPAAVNWIEGRGKSVVCEAVITEDVVKKVLKTTVSALVELNMLKNLAGSAIAGSLGGFNAHAANIVSAVFIATGQDPAQNIESSHCITMMEAVNGGKDLHVSVTMPSIEVGTVGGGTQLASQSACLNLLGVKGGNKESPGSNARLLATVVAGSVLAGELSLMSAISAGQLVKSHMKYNRSSRDMAANAS from the exons ATGGATAACCGCCCTCCAAAACCACCATCATTCCGTGACCGGAAACCCATTTCCACCTTAGAATCACCACCAATTCCCAAACCTTCCGACGCATTACCATTACCTTTGTATCTAACAAACGCTATATTCTTCACTCTGTTTTTTTCCATctcttatttccttcttcacCGGTGGCGTGAGAAAATCCGGTCATCTACACCACTCCACGTCATCACATTTACAGAATTAACCGCCATTATTTCGTTAATAGCttcttttatatatcttttaggGTTTTTCGGTGTCGATTTTGTCCAATCCCAAAACGAAGTCGTGGACCATTCGGTACCCAGTTCAAAACCCGCCTCTAAAACCATGAATCATGATCTGGGTATTGATCAAAATTTGACCTTGACTAAAAATGATGAAGATATTGTGAAATTGGTTGTTTCTGGGGCGATTTCGTCGTATTCTCTTGAGAAGAAGCTGGGAGACTGTCGACGAGCTGCTGCGATTCGTCGTGAGGCGTTGGAAAGGAAGACGAGGAGGTCGTTGAGTGAGTTGCCTTTAGATGGGTTTGATTATGAGAGTATATTAGGACAGTGTTGTGAAATGCCAATTGGTTATGTGCAGTTGCCTGTTGGGGTTGCTGGACCTTTGTTGTTGAATGGTGATGAGTTTATGGTGCCAATGGCGACCACTGAAGGATGTTTGGTTGCGAGTACTAATAGAGGTTGTAAAGCTATACATTTGTCGGGTGGAGCTACTGCAGTTTTGTTGAAAGATGGGATGACTAGAGCTCCTGTTGTTAGGTTTGGTAGTGTTGCTAGAGCGGCgagtcttaaattttttttggaagATCCGATTAACTTTGATACGTTGAGCATCGTTTTCAATAA ATCGAGCAGATTTGCCAGGCTTCAAAATATTAAATGCGCAATTGCTGGGAAAAATCTATATATCAGATTTACTTGCAGCACAGGTGATGCCATGGGGATGAACATGGTGTCGAAGGGTGTCCAAAATGTTTTAGATTTTCTTCAAGTTGATTTTCCAGACATGGATATGATTGGTATTTCTG GAAACTTTTGCGCAGATAAAAAACCCGCTGCTGTAAATTGGATTGAAGGGCGTGGAAAATCAGTCGTCTGTGAGGCAGTGATCACTGAGGATGTTGTGAAGAAGGTGTTAAAAACCACAGTGTCTGCTCTTGTTGAGCTTAACATGCTTAAAAATCTTGCTGGTTCAGCTATTGCTGGTTCTCTTGGAGGCTTCAATGCTCATGCTGCTAATATTGTTTCAGCAGTCTTCATAGCCACTGGTCAGGACCCGGCCCAAAACATTGAGAGTTCTCACTGCATAACAATGATGGAAGCTGTCAATGGTGGAAAAGATCTCCATGTCTCTGTTACCATGCCTTCCATTGAG GTAGGTACAGTGGGAGGTGGGACCCAACTAGCATCTCAATCTGCTTGCTTGAACCTACTAGGAGTTAAGGGTGGAAACAAAGAGTCACCAGGGTCAAATGCGAGGCTGTTGGCAACAGTAGTAGCAGGTTCAGTGTTGGCTGGTGAACTGTCTTTGATGTCTGCCATTTCAGCAGGGCAGCTTGTTAAGAGCCATATGAAATATAACAGATCAAGTCGGGATATGGCAGCAAATGCGTCTTAG